A genome region from Hoplias malabaricus isolate fHopMal1 chromosome 8, fHopMal1.hap1, whole genome shotgun sequence includes the following:
- the LOC136705945 gene encoding uncharacterized protein isoform X2 codes for MKNTKDYDGNIALCAFLNVITLISLFKHPKHLSEIPHTVVHLFGAVVLTVVSSVTLIIELNLKAGTAERQNVEDLRIIVLPWETVFIAGWIALQIYEFWMRMGQRIRQNFEDPRKTETQGFPEMETLTSGLKPETSENIPPL; via the exons ATGAAAAACACTAAAG ATTATGATGGAAACATCGCGTTATGTGCATTCCTCAATGTCATTACATTGATTTCCCTCTTCAAACATCCCAAACATTTATCTG AAATTCCTCACACTGTGGTCCATCTGTTTGGAGCTGTCGTACTGACTGTGGTCAGTTCTGTCACTCTCATCATAGAACTCAACCTCAAAGCAG GTACAGCAGAGCGGCAGAATGTAGAAGATCTACGCATTATTGTGCTGCCGTGGGAAACAGTCTTTATCGCTGGATGGATTGCTTTGCAAATCTATGAATTCT GGATGAGAATGGGACAAAG AATAAGACAGAACTTTGAAGATCCGAGAAAAACAGAAACTCAG GGCTTTCCAGAGATGGAAACACTGACATCTGGGCTAAAACCTGAGACTTCTGAG AATATCCCACCATTATAA
- the LOC136705945 gene encoding uncharacterized protein isoform X1 translates to MFLFTDLCCTVIVVFLFTAFGALNVYYVKTHMKNTKDYDGNIALCAFLNVITLISLFKHPKHLSEIPHTVVHLFGAVVLTVVSSVTLIIELNLKAGTAERQNVEDLRIIVLPWETVFIAGWIALQIYEFWMRMGQRIRQNFEDPRKTETQGFPEMETLTSGLKPETSENIPPL, encoded by the exons ATGTTTCTCTTCACAGATCTGTGTTGCACTGTCATTGTTGTCTTTCTATTCACTGCATTTGGCGCACTGAATGTTTATTATGTAAAGACACACATGAAAAACACTAAAG ATTATGATGGAAACATCGCGTTATGTGCATTCCTCAATGTCATTACATTGATTTCCCTCTTCAAACATCCCAAACATTTATCTG AAATTCCTCACACTGTGGTCCATCTGTTTGGAGCTGTCGTACTGACTGTGGTCAGTTCTGTCACTCTCATCATAGAACTCAACCTCAAAGCAG GTACAGCAGAGCGGCAGAATGTAGAAGATCTACGCATTATTGTGCTGCCGTGGGAAACAGTCTTTATCGCTGGATGGATTGCTTTGCAAATCTATGAATTCT GGATGAGAATGGGACAAAG AATAAGACAGAACTTTGAAGATCCGAGAAAAACAGAAACTCAG GGCTTTCCAGAGATGGAAACACTGACATCTGGGCTAAAACCTGAGACTTCTGAG AATATCCCACCATTATAA